GATCTTTCGTTAAGTTATATCTCCCAGGTGTTATCTCATCTGTTGATATGTCATCTCCGAATTTCCAAACCTTTCCTGTCGTTATCATACTTCTCCCCCCGGACTCGTTATCTCACCATAAAGGGCACTTACAGCGGCCGTTAAGGGACTCGCCAAGTAAATTTCAGCAGTTGGAGAACCCATTCTACCTCTAAAATTCCTATTTGTCGTACTCAAAACTACTTCTTTATCTCCCAAGACTCCCATATGCCTCCCAAGACATGGACCACAACCTGGGGGTAGTATTGTTGCACCGGCATCCAGGAGAATATCAACTATCCCCTCCCTTACCATCCTCTTGTACACATTAACCGATGCTGGTCCAATAATTGTTCTAACGGCAACTTCTTCTCCCTTAAGAATCTCAGCAGCCCTCTTTATATGCTCAAACCTCCCATTAGTGCAAGAGCCAATGAAAACCTGGTCGATCTTTGTTCCTTCAACTTTTTCAACCTCAACACCATTGGCGGGACTGAATGGCTTTGCAACCATTGGCCCTAAAGAGGATAACTCAAAAGAAATTTCTTTGATGTAGTTTCTTCCATCGTATTCTTCTCCAATAAGGGCAGTCTTTGCATTAGCCTCAACGCTGAAATTTGTAAGAGTCAACCTTTCATCCGCAGTAAAGGGAACATTGAAAAATTCAAGTGCCTTATAGTTCATATCGTAATTCCTAAGGGAAGTTATAAGTCGTATCATAACATCCGCAGCCATTGTCGTTCTTGAAGGTTTTCCCTCAAAGATCACAGCGACACTCTCTGGAACTCTAAGCCATGTCTTTCCAAGACCTAGAACAACTGCAACATCAGTTGCCCCCATTCCTACAGCAAATACGCCCAAAGCTCCCAAAGTTGGAGTGTGTGAATCCCCTCCAACAACTATTCTTGATTTCTCTGCTAAACCCATTTCAACTACGAGCTGATGACTTATTCCCTTTCCCTCAACAACAGGAATCCCATGTCTTCTGGCAAATTCTCTAATCTCCTTCTGTAGATTGGCTACTTTTACCGTTGGAGCTGGATATACATGATCAAAGAATACATAAGCTCTTGCCTTAACTGAGTTGAATACCTTATTAAATGCCTCTATTATTAAGGGCATCGTGCCATCATGGGCATACACTAAATCCACATTCCTTATTACGACTTCACCAGCCTTTGCATCCAGTATCTCTTCTACTAGAGTCATGTTTTGAGCCTCCTAACTTCTTCAATAAACTTATCCCAGGTAAACGGCTCTCTAGAGCTTTTAACTCTCTTTAAAAGAACCTTAACAAACTCCTCATCATTTATCCCAAGCTTCTGCAAATAGTACCTGATCGTGTCCTTTCCCGCAAATCTATCCACGTAAATCGTTCTCTCCCTTCCAAATACCTCTGCAGGCAGGAACTCGTAAAATCTTGGATCTTTTAGAACGGCCGAAACGTGAAGACCAGCCTTGTGTGTGAAGGCATTTTCGCCCACTATTGGATAGTTTGGTTGAAGAGCTATTCCCGTAATTTCACTTACCATTCTGCTTATCTCATAGAGCTTATCAAGCCTGTACTTTTTGACCCCATAGTGATAGTAAAGAACCGTTACTATCTGAGCTAAGTCAACTATTCCAGCTCTCTCTCCAAGTCCGTTGACTGTCGCATCAACGACAGTTGCTCCTCCCTCAATTCCCATTATAGCATTTGCAAGTGCAAGTCCTAAGTCATTGTGACAATGTACGTTTACAGGGATCCCAAAGTTCACAACCTTCTTAACCAAAGTATAGAACCTAAGTGGATGGGTACCTCCTGTAGTGTCTGCGACGCTTATCCTATCTACCTTAAGCTCCTTTGCAAGCTCTATTGCCCTCCTCAAGTTCTCCCATTCTGTTCTAGTTGTATCCTCCGGAGTAAATCGGACTTTTAGTCCGTGATCTTTTGCGTATTCTATAGCTTTACTTATCCTCTCGAGGGCCTGAGAGAGTGACATCCTAAACCTCTTTCTTAAGCAGGCATTAGATAGACAGAAGAATATTCCCACCCACTCAACATCTGCCTGAATAACGTAATCAATATCCTCTAGTAAGGCCCTAGAGTGGGCTAGTAAATTTGCATTAAGGTCTTGACTTGCTATGAGCTTTATACCTATAAATACGTCCTTGCTTACTGCTGGATGCCCCACTTCAATGAAATCTACCCCAATTTCATCCAACGCTAAAGCTATTCTTAACCTCTGTTCTGGTGAGTAGTTAACCCCTGGAGTTTGTTCTCCTTCTCTTAATGTTGAGTCTAATATCATTATTTCCTTCCTTAATATTCATCACCCACACCTCCATCTTGAACCTAGGTATATAAAATTTTCGAGAAATATCTTGGATTATCGAATAAAATTTTAAGATCTTAAAAATTTTAGAAAATTTTTCTATATAATACTAAGATTTTCGAAAAAAATTGTGAACATTATAAAATAGGAGTACAATAGAGCAAGAGATTTATGGACAAAAGTAAAGTGTATCATCCCAAAACTCCTATTATCAAAATGCCAATAAAGGATAGCATCATTGAAGCAACTAATTTGGAAGTTATTTTCTCCCTAAGGAAAACAACCGCTAGGAGGGAAGCCATTATAGGAGTGGATTCCGTTACAGGGGTTGCCACAGTGGAACTTACTAAACTTATTGACTTTATGAAGAGGTATTGCCCAACTATTGTCCCTAATAGAGAAATCACAAACACAAGGCCCATATCCCCAAGTCTTAACTTCCTTATCTCTCTCCACATTTTGGGTAAAAACGGTAAACCTCCAAGGATTCCTGAGCTTATTCTTAAAGCAGCTATCAAAACTGGGGGTTCATTGCTAACGAGCCAATCAGTTATCAATATGGCAATTGTCCACAAGAGTTCCGCCACGACAACTAGTAGAACCCCCCTGGCATTAATTCCCCCAGACTCACTCTTCTCACTTAAGAGAAGGAGAACCGCAAGTATTATCAAACCAGCACCAAGAAATAGGTAAGCATTTAAAGGTCTCCCAAGAAGGTAGTGAGCTAAGACCATGGTTATTATTGGATGTAAAGTCGTAAGCATGTTTGCACGAGAAACACCTAAAAGCTTCATACCTTCTAGGAATAGCCAGTCACCTATCATGAAGCCTATGATCCCAGAAAACACAACTATTACCCACCACATTATCCCTTTACTTGGAATTAAGTTGAGGTAAATAATAAGGGGTAAGTAAAAACCAGAGGCAATTACCAATCTAAGAAAGTTCAACGTCAATGGACTTACCCTTCTCATTGATACCTTGGATAACACCGAAGTTAGGGCCCATGTGAAAGCCGCACTGAAGGCTAAGATCACTCCTAGAGCAAAGTTCATGCTATATACTTCCATAGCAGATTTAAAAAACTAAATCAAACTTTCAATCATGGGTAAGCTCAAGGAAGCATACTTCGACTTGAAGTTCCTTCTCAATAGGGGGTATAGGAAAAAACTAGCTCTAGAATTTGTATGCAATCACTACATGCTTCCCCTTCAATATAGACATTTCCTCGCGAGATGTGTATTCTCAGATTATTGGATAAATGAGGTTAGAGAAAAGATTTCCAGCTGTGAAGAAAAAATACTGGGAATAGATGGGTTTAATATTTTAATAACAGTAGAATCCCTAATGGAAGGAACGGCCATAAGATGCGAAGATGGAATAGTAAGGGATCTTAAATACCAGGGAAAATATAAAATCAATGAAAAAACTGAGAAAGCAATAGAAGTTATGCTACTTGCAATAAAGGAGTTAAATCCAAGAAAAACGATAATACTTTATGGACGTTCGAACCCAAAGAGCGCTGAAATTAAGATTGCTACCCAGAAAAAGCTTAAAGAGATCAAAATCAAAGGAAAGGTTAGACTGGTGAAAAGCCCTGATTTTGAGCTCAAAAAATTTGAGTACGTCTCAACAGGTGACGTTGGAATTATAAGGAGTGTACCATATTTGGTTAATATATTCTCCCATATCTCAAGGATACTCAATAAAAATCCAATAGACTTCAAAGAGATGTTAGACATTCTCGACGAAAGACTTAAATAGATAAGTGAATAGTCGAAGATATGCTCAAGCTAAAGCCCGAGCCCATGATAGTAAAGTTTAGGAAAGTTGAAGTAAAGATTGAAAGCCAGGAGGAAAACAAGAAAGAGCTAGTAAATGTGAAGCTTATTACAAACGTGAAGAGAGTTCAGCTTTCATGACATAAAGTTCTTCGAAGAAGAATCTCCTTCTCTTAACTATACTAGTTGAGAATCCCCTTTCTTTAAAGGCTTTTTCAACATCTAAACCTGTTAATGAGCTATAAATGAGGAGTATCCTACCTCTCGATGATAGATAATCTTTAACACTTCCCAGGAACCTTGATATAACTTCCCCACCAGTCTTTCCTCCAATTAAGGCTAAGTCCACCTTATCTTTTATTTCTTCCCCAGGTAAGTAGGGTGGATTAAAGACTATCAAGTCAAAAGTTCCCCTTATATTTTCAAAGAGGTCACTAAGAATGAAAACAACGTTTTTAATACCATTGATCTTTGCATTTTTCCATGCTAAGTTAATGGCCTTTTCATTGATATCCAAGCCAACAACAAATCTAGCCCTCCTAGCAGCTAGTAGTGCCAATATTCCGGTACCAGTACCAACATCCAAGACTATATCATCGCTTTTTACCTCATCTAAGAGGGACTCAGCAAGCAAAAAGGTGTCCTCAGCAGGCTCATAAACTTCTTCATTACTCTCAATTTTAAGCCCATTATAATAAATTGCCATTAAAATTCCCCTCAGAATTTAATATTATGGCGCCCGGGCCGGGATTTGAACCCGGGTCGCGGGAGTGACAGTCCCGCATGATAGGCCGGGCTACACCACCCGGGCGCAAATATTAATGGCCGGCGGCGTCCCCGGCTTCCCGCCCCCTCTCGGAGGGCAGTACAACCGGGATCGCTGGGGGGCTTAACTTCCGGGTTCGAAATGAGACCGGGTGTAACCCCCCCGCTATGGCCGCCGTGCCGATAAACCCTCCAAACCCCAACCTTATAAACCTTACGGTCAATTTACTATGAAGAAACTCACCTAGTTCACCGAGTATCCAGGAACCTCTCAAACTCTCTGAGAACCTCTAGCTGATCCTCCGTCTCTACAGCACTTGGTTTAAGGAGTCTTACCCTCCTGAGGCCTTCTCTAAGAGAGAGGCCCTGAGAATACATAAGCCATGCAACTGCTACAGTCCCACTCCTCCCACTACCACCATAGCAGTGGATGTAGACCTTTTTCCCTTCCTTCACCTTTTCCTCTATCCATTTAACTATCTTATATAATTGACTAAGAGAAGGGGCCGTAAAATCCGGAATCGGAGAATGCAAGACATC
This Pyrococcus horikoshii OT3 DNA region includes the following protein-coding sequences:
- a CDS encoding 3-isopropylmalate dehydratase large subunit, which codes for MTLVEEILDAKAGEVVIRNVDLVYAHDGTMPLIIEAFNKVFNSVKARAYVFFDHVYPAPTVKVANLQKEIREFARRHGIPVVEGKGISHQLVVEMGLAEKSRIVVGGDSHTPTLGALGVFAVGMGATDVAVVLGLGKTWLRVPESVAVIFEGKPSRTTMAADVMIRLITSLRNYDMNYKALEFFNVPFTADERLTLTNFSVEANAKTALIGEEYDGRNYIKEISFELSSLGPMVAKPFSPANGVEVEKVEGTKIDQVFIGSCTNGRFEHIKRAAEILKGEEVAVRTIIGPASVNVYKRMVREGIVDILLDAGATILPPGCGPCLGRHMGVLGDKEVVLSTTNRNFRGRMGSPTAEIYLASPLTAAVSALYGEITSPGGEV
- a CDS encoding protein-tyrosine phosphatase family protein, coding for MEKFIDENVAFGRMPYEDEIDELVEKFDAFVVLVEDFELVYDIEELKKKVDVLHSPIPDFTAPSLSQLYKIVKWIEEKVKEGKKVYIHCYGGSGRSGTVAVAWLMYSQGLSLREGLRRVRLLKPSAVETEDQLEVLREFERFLDTR
- a CDS encoding DMT family transporter, which translates into the protein MNFALGVILAFSAAFTWALTSVLSKVSMRRVSPLTLNFLRLVIASGFYLPLIIYLNLIPSKGIMWWVIVVFSGIIGFMIGDWLFLEGMKLLGVSRANMLTTLHPIITMVLAHYLLGRPLNAYLFLGAGLIILAVLLLLSEKSESGGINARGVLLVVVAELLWTIAILITDWLVSNEPPVLIAALRISSGILGGLPFLPKMWREIRKLRLGDMGLVFVISLLGTIVGQYLFIKSISLVSSTVATPVTESTPIMASLLAVVFLREKITSKLVASMMLSFIGILIIGVLG
- a CDS encoding DUF434 domain-containing protein codes for the protein MGKLKEAYFDLKFLLNRGYRKKLALEFVCNHYMLPLQYRHFLARCVFSDYWINEVREKISSCEEKILGIDGFNILITVESLMEGTAIRCEDGIVRDLKYQGKYKINEKTEKAIEVMLLAIKELNPRKTIILYGRSNPKSAEIKIATQKKLKEIKIKGKVRLVKSPDFELKKFEYVSTGDVGIIRSVPYLVNIFSHISRILNKNPIDFKEMLDILDERLK
- the lysS gene encoding homocitrate synthase → MILDSTLREGEQTPGVNYSPEQRLRIALALDEIGVDFIEVGHPAVSKDVFIGIKLIASQDLNANLLAHSRALLEDIDYVIQADVEWVGIFFCLSNACLRKRFRMSLSQALERISKAIEYAKDHGLKVRFTPEDTTRTEWENLRRAIELAKELKVDRISVADTTGGTHPLRFYTLVKKVVNFGIPVNVHCHNDLGLALANAIMGIEGGATVVDATVNGLGERAGIVDLAQIVTVLYYHYGVKKYRLDKLYEISRMVSEITGIALQPNYPIVGENAFTHKAGLHVSAVLKDPRFYEFLPAEVFGRERTIYVDRFAGKDTIRYYLQKLGINDEEFVKVLLKRVKSSREPFTWDKFIEEVRRLKT
- a CDS encoding HemK2/MTQ2 family protein methyltransferase, yielding MAIYYNGLKIESNEEVYEPAEDTFLLAESLLDEVKSDDIVLDVGTGTGILALLAARRARFVVGLDINEKAINLAWKNAKINGIKNVVFILSDLFENIRGTFDLIVFNPPYLPGEEIKDKVDLALIGGKTGGEVISRFLGSVKDYLSSRGRILLIYSSLTGLDVEKAFKERGFSTSIVKRRRFFFEELYVMKAELSSRL